In one Babylonia areolata isolate BAREFJ2019XMU chromosome 12, ASM4173473v1, whole genome shotgun sequence genomic region, the following are encoded:
- the LOC143287931 gene encoding uncharacterized protein LOC143287931, with translation MTTANTAMPGHVTIPSNVTSSSWAFRHSDAGIPEDCLVFRTESGDFIPWDNPDNIVSQEVPQIMDTIVGAVFLPVFFLISAPTNVLSMVVFWRQGLQERINLCFFYLSLVDLSHMLHAFFCNVDRVYLPFMTGVELGPVFRFIVDHRLLGFRSLSWLSGFVSMVIACERCFCVVSPLRSQTVLSTRTTGLILALGTAFCVTGSLVNGMRWSLPCVLDPVTNTTSRRLITSQFYARNRNHLNVLSLFVATIQPTTYLTVIVVTTIVMSVKLRKMTAWREQSTSSTSAVSSREVALTRMLIAVSLLYIVCSVPNIMLGIGVMFVPGMSFSGRYYNLTICLIDFMEIASYVNATFNFFIYCSLGSKYRNTLHGLCQCKALPSTKTLSSTDGKN, from the coding sequence ATGACAACGGCCAATACAGCCATGCCAGGACACGTCACCATCCCGTCAAACGTGACGTCGTCATCTTGGGCATTTCGTCACAGTGACGCAGGCATTCCAGAAGACTGCCTGGTCTTCAGGACAGAGTCTGGTGACTTCATACCGTGGGACAACCCGGACAACATCGTCAGCCAGGAGGTTCCACAGATCATGGACACCATAGTGGGTGCGGTGTTCCTGCCCGTCTTCTTCCTCATCTCTGCCCCGACCAACGTGCTGAGCATGGTGGTGTTCTGGAGGCAGGGTCTGCAGGAGCGCATCAACCTCTGCTTCTTCTACCTCTCCCTGGTGGACCTTTCCCACATGCTCCACGCCTTCTTCTGCAACGTGGACAGGGTTTACCTCCCCTTCATGACAGGCGTTGAGCTCGGTCCCGTGTTCAGGTTCATCGTGGATCATCGACTGTTGGGGTTCCGTAGTCTCAGTTGGCTGTCCGGGTTCGTTTCCATGGTGATCGCGTGTGAGAGGTGTTTCTGCGTCGTCAGTCCTCTCCGTTCCCAGACGGTGCTCAGCACCAGAACCACGGGGTTGATCCTGGCGCTCGGCACGGCGTTCTGCGTGACGGGGTCCCTGGTGAATGGCATGAGGTGGAGCCTGCCCTGTGTGCTCGACCCCGTCACCAACACCACGTCCAGAAGGCTGATCACCAGCCAGTTCTATGCCCGGAACAGGAACCACCTGAACGTGCTCTCGCTGTTCGTGGCCACGATTCAACCCACCACCTACCTCACCGTCATCGTGGTGACGACGATAGTGATGTCTGTGAAGCTGAGGAAGATGACGGCCTGGCGAGAGCAGAGTACGTCCTCCACGAGCGCTGTGTCGTCACGTGAGGTGGCGCTGACGCGCATGCTCATTGCTGTGTCCCTGCTCTACATCGTCTGCTCAGTTCCCAACATCATGCTGGGCATCGGTGTCATGTTCGTGCCAGGCATGAGCTTCAGTGGACGATACTACAACCTCACCATCTGCCTCATCGATTTCATGGAGATTGCCTCCTACGTGAACGCGACTTTCAACTTCTTCATCTACTGTTCGTTGGGATCCAAGTACAGGAACACACTGCATGGTCTGTGTCAGTGCAAAGCTCTTCCGTCGACGAAAACGCTGAGTTCAACGGATGGAAAGAACTGA